In Citrus sinensis cultivar Valencia sweet orange chromosome 4, DVS_A1.0, whole genome shotgun sequence, one DNA window encodes the following:
- the LOC102615062 gene encoding cation/H(+) antiporter 15-like: MATNYGYESYLPSNTNIGLNYTICVMYNSGVKFLKGIHIGKEPRVPDSSVFPYVMLQLILSFFMSRLVYYLLRPLKQPKLVCYILGGIVLGPSVLSRNKIIMDTIFPRREMMVINTLSTLSGVYFIFIISVKMDTVKILRAAKHTWFITIACLVIPYMIAMFLSRILSDYTPGVERGLFRLYFTSLLSMTYFSTVADAVSELKLLTSELGQLAMSSSMLAELLGWIALMAEAVFNKSLGHKAESSLCLIGLLFFSFLVVRPAVLLVVNRTPEGKPVKEGYVIGLMILPIAMGALTDMLGVSFALGALIVGLIVPAGPPLGSALVEKCDFVISNILLPFFYLRIGLLTNVHSIKNFKSFAALETILVGAYVGKLVGSLCTVLFFGTSLRFGILFSFILNVKGINEFMLLNRLRVNFKTIDEASYATMVLSHLAVNAIVTPIICIYHKPQTRCKVTEDKQMRTLQTTPISSELRIFCGVHFEGNIRSIVALLKACNPCETSPMCVYLVHLIELVGRASPVLAPYNAQKLRLIREDSTYRIMHAAEKQFRSSDIPFTILPYKMIAPYDTMHESICELVKEKFIPLVVLPFNKKRQGRTTNLQNFNMNIQAHAPCTVGLLVDKSSTTGHFYSIGHFTYSLVVLFLGGADDREALALVSRMSGHPGLSITVFRITVIEDEQSEYDCERHLDEIAINEFITNNISNACVACSQVIAKNTTEVIDVIRRMDGYYNLVIVGKKRAVTSRLEEEMKLWVEYEELGVIGDTLASVDFCKGMTSVLVIQCGIGSVTISEANKSNQYSPKRSDHFSFASSNSDRIISNNAVSEKGDGKICTNV, translated from the exons ATGGCGACCAACTATGGCTATGAATCATATTTGCCGAGCAATACAAACATCGGCCTGAATTACACGATCTGCGTGATGTATAACTCAGGGGTTAAGTTCTTGAAAGGCATTCATATTGGCAAAGAACCTCGCGTTCCTGACAGTTCTGTGTTTCCATATGTTATGCTTCAATTAATCTTGTCTTTTTTCATGTCCCGATTGGTCTATTATCTTCTCAGACCATTGAAGCAACCAAAACTTGTCTGCTATATCTTG GGTGGAATTGTACTAGGACCGTCGGTTCTATCCCGTAACAAGATAATCATGGACACAATTTTTCCTCGAAGAGAAATGATGGTGATTAATACATTGTCCACTCTTAGCGGTGTGTACTTTATCTTCATCATTTCAGTGAAAATGGACACCGTTAAAATCTTAAGAGCTGCAAAACACACATGGTTTATCACCATAGCATGCCTTGTGATTCCATACATGATTGCCATGTTTCTATCTCGTATTCTATCAGATTACACTCCTGGAGTTGAAAGGGGACTGTTTCGATTATATTTTACCTCCCTTTTGTCAATGACTTATTTCTCTACTGTTGCGGATGCCGTTAGTGAACTCAAGTTGTTAACTTCAGAATTAGGCCAACTTGCCATGTCTTCATCAATGTTGGCTGAGTTGCTGGGATGGATTGCGTTAATGGCTGAAGCAGTGTTTAACAAAAGCCTGGGGCATAAAGCTGAAAGCTCGCTTTGCTTAATTGGATTATTGTTCTTCTCATTCTTAGTTGTTCGGCCAGCGGTACTGTTGGTAGTTAATAGAACGCCAGAAGGGAAGCCTGTGAAAGAAGGTTATGTTATAGGATTAATGATTTTACCCATAGCCATGGGAGCTTTAACTGACATGTTAGGCGTTTCGTTTGCGCTTGGGGCTCTAATTGTTGGCTTAATAGTACCTGCTGGACCACCTCTGGGTTCAGCACTAGTAGAAAAATGTGATTTCGTCATCTCTAATATTCTTTTGCCTTTCTTCTACCTTCGAATTGGGTTGCTCACGAATGTACATtcgatcaagaattttaaatcttttgcAGCACTTGAGACAATACTAGTTGGGGCCTATGTTGGGAAGCTTGTTGGAAGTTTATGCACCGTGCTCTTCTTCGGAACAAGTCTAAGATTTGGTATCTTGTTCAGTTTCATTTTGAACGTCAAGGGTATAAATGAGTTCATGTTACTCAACCGGTTGCGAGTGAATTTCAAG aCAATAGATGAAGCCTCTTATGCAACGATGGTACTGTCCCACTTGGCTGTGAATGCAATTGTCACGCCTATTATATGCATCTACCACAAGCCTCAGACGAGATGTAAAGTGACTGAAGACAAACAAATGAGGACATTGCAAACCACTCCAATCAGTAGTGAATTACGAATCTTTTGCGGAGTTCACTTTGAAGGGAATATCCGCAGCATCGTCGCTCTGCTTAAAGCATGTAACCCTTGTGAAACAAGCCCAATGTGCGTATATTTAGTCCACCTAATCGAGCTTGTTGGTCGAGCATCACCAGTATTAGCACCTTACAACGCCCAAAAACTGAGATTAATAAGGGAAGATTCCACTTACCGTATTATGCATGCTGCGGAGAAACAATTTAGAAGCTCTGATATTCCCTTTACTATTTTGCCTTACAAAATGATTGCTCCGTATGATACCATGCATGAAAGCATTTGTGAGCTAGTGAAAGAAAAGTTCATCCCTTTGGTTGTGCTTccgtttaataaaaaaagacaagGAAGGACAACCAACTTACAGAATTTTAACATGAACATTCAAGCACATGCACCTTGCACTGTTGGGCTCTTGGTAGATAAAAGCTCCACTACCGGCCATTTCTACTCAATCGGCCACTTCACTTATAGTCTTGTAGTGCTCTTCTTAGGTGGGGCTGATGACAGAGAGGCATTGGCGTTGGTCTCGCGCATGTCTGGCCATCCTGGTTTGAGCATTACTGTGTTCAGAATCACCGTGATAGAGGATGAACAAAGTGAATATGATTGCGAGAGGCATTTAGATGAAATTgcaataaatgaatttattaccaATAATATCAGCAATGCATGTGTGGCGTGTAGTCAGGTGATTGCCAAAAACACAACGGAAGTAATAGATGTGATTAGGAGAATGGACGGGTACTACAACCTTGTAATTGTAGGCAAAAAGCGAGCGGTGACCTCGCGATTGGAGGAAGAAATGAAGCTTTGGGTTGAGTATGAGGAGCTTGGAGTTATTGGTGATACGCTTGCTTCGGTGGATTTTTGCAAAGGCATGACATCTGTTTTGGTCATACAATGCGGTATAGGTTCAGTAACAATTAGTgaagcaaataaaagtaatCAATATTCACCGAAACGAAGCGATCATTTTTCCTTCGCCTCATCAAATAGCGATAgaattattagtaataatgCAGTATCCGAAAAAGGTGATGGAAAAATTTGTACAAATGTATAA